A single Mobula hypostoma chromosome 26, sMobHyp1.1, whole genome shotgun sequence DNA region contains:
- the LOC134338055 gene encoding KH domain-containing, RNA-binding, signal transduction-associated protein 1-like isoform X1 yields MADDKYLPELMAERDSLDPSFVHGSRLLSAEIEKVQKGEKKEDEKRFLDILTQKNIKLSERCLIPVAQFPKFNFVGKLLGPRGNSLKRLQEDTGTKMSILGKGSMRDKAKEDELRKGGEAKYAHLNSDLHVLVEVFAPPTEAYSRMYHAMEELKKFLIPDYNDEIRQEQLTELAYLNGGQDTSRGRGVRARGAPPVPLASLVLPRGRGVAPPPPSPQYGPRGAMTRGVAVRGAPGGRREVTSGRGATPAQRGAPALRSRGTPAVYRQPLHPPPAQESYDEYGYDDGYSEQNYDNYENYYDQAQSDAEYFDYGHGEVQDAYDDYGQEEWNAGRTSRKAPARPLKGMYREHPYGRY; encoded by the exons AAATTGAAAAGGTTCAAAAGGGAGAGAAAAAGGAAGACGAAAAAAGATTTCTTGATATTCTGACCCAGAAGAACATCAAGCTTTCTGAGCGATGCCTGATACCAGTTGCACAGTTTCCAAAG TTCAACTTTGTAGGGAAGCTGCTTGGACCAAGAGGAAATTCATTGAAGCGGTTACAAGAGGACACTGGCACCAAAATGTCCATCCTTGGGAAAGGTTCAATGAGAGATAAGGCCAAG GAAGACGAGCTCCGTAAAGGAGGCGAAGCGAAGTATGCACACTTGAACAGTGATCTCCATGTTCTTGTTGAAGTCTTTGCACCTCCAACTGAAGCCTATTCCCGAATGTACCATGCAATGGAGGAGCTGAAAAAATTCCTCATACCT GACTACAATGATGAAATAAGGCAAGAGCAGCTAACTGAGCTGGCGTACTTGAATGGTGGACAAGATACATCCCGTGGGAGAGGTGTTCGTGCCAGAGGTGCTCCACCTGTACCGCTTGCAAG TCTGGTTCTTCCTAGGGGCCGTGGTGTCGCtccacctcctccttccccacaGTATGGGCCGCGAGGTGCAATGACACGTGGAGTAGCGGTGAGAGGAGCACCAGGAGGCCGCAGGGAAGTGACAAGTGGGCGTGGTGCCACTCCAGCACAGAGGGGTGCCCCAGCACTTCGTAGTCGAGGGACACCTGCAGTGTATAGACAGCCACTGCACCCGCCACCTGCTCAAGAGAGTTATGACGAATAT GGCTATGATGATGGCTATTCAGAGCAAAATTATGATAATTACGAAAACTATTATGATCAAGCCCAGAG TGACGCTGAATATTTTGACTATGGACATGGTGAAGTACAGGATGCATATGATGATTATG GTCAGGAAGAGTGGAATGCAGGACGAACAAGCAGGAAGGCACCAGCAAGGCCACTGAAGGGAATGTACAGAGAACATCCTTACGGGCGATACTAA
- the LOC134338055 gene encoding KH domain-containing, RNA-binding, signal transduction-associated protein 1-like isoform X2, producing the protein MADDKYLPELMAERDSLDPSFVHGSRLLSAEIEKVQKGEKKEDEKRFLDILTQKNIKLSERCLIPVAQFPKFNFVGKLLGPRGNSLKRLQEDTGTKMSILGKGSMRDKAKEDELRKGGEAKYAHLNSDLHVLVEVFAPPTEAYSRMYHAMEELKKFLIPDYNDEIRQEQLTELAYLNGGQDTSRGRGVRARGAPPVPLARGRGVAPPPPSPQYGPRGAMTRGVAVRGAPGGRREVTSGRGATPAQRGAPALRSRGTPAVYRQPLHPPPAQESYDEYGYDDGYSEQNYDNYENYYDQAQSDAEYFDYGHGEVQDAYDDYGQEEWNAGRTSRKAPARPLKGMYREHPYGRY; encoded by the exons AAATTGAAAAGGTTCAAAAGGGAGAGAAAAAGGAAGACGAAAAAAGATTTCTTGATATTCTGACCCAGAAGAACATCAAGCTTTCTGAGCGATGCCTGATACCAGTTGCACAGTTTCCAAAG TTCAACTTTGTAGGGAAGCTGCTTGGACCAAGAGGAAATTCATTGAAGCGGTTACAAGAGGACACTGGCACCAAAATGTCCATCCTTGGGAAAGGTTCAATGAGAGATAAGGCCAAG GAAGACGAGCTCCGTAAAGGAGGCGAAGCGAAGTATGCACACTTGAACAGTGATCTCCATGTTCTTGTTGAAGTCTTTGCACCTCCAACTGAAGCCTATTCCCGAATGTACCATGCAATGGAGGAGCTGAAAAAATTCCTCATACCT GACTACAATGATGAAATAAGGCAAGAGCAGCTAACTGAGCTGGCGTACTTGAATGGTGGACAAGATACATCCCGTGGGAGAGGTGTTCGTGCCAGAGGTGCTCCACCTGTACCGCTTGCAAG GGGCCGTGGTGTCGCtccacctcctccttccccacaGTATGGGCCGCGAGGTGCAATGACACGTGGAGTAGCGGTGAGAGGAGCACCAGGAGGCCGCAGGGAAGTGACAAGTGGGCGTGGTGCCACTCCAGCACAGAGGGGTGCCCCAGCACTTCGTAGTCGAGGGACACCTGCAGTGTATAGACAGCCACTGCACCCGCCACCTGCTCAAGAGAGTTATGACGAATAT GGCTATGATGATGGCTATTCAGAGCAAAATTATGATAATTACGAAAACTATTATGATCAAGCCCAGAG TGACGCTGAATATTTTGACTATGGACATGGTGAAGTACAGGATGCATATGATGATTATG GTCAGGAAGAGTGGAATGCAGGACGAACAAGCAGGAAGGCACCAGCAAGGCCACTGAAGGGAATGTACAGAGAACATCCTTACGGGCGATACTAA